Below is a window of Rhodamnia argentea isolate NSW1041297 chromosome 11, ASM2092103v1, whole genome shotgun sequence DNA.
cGCCGCTGAAACGATCGCGATTCCGTCGAACTTCGCTGCATTGAGCTAGCTAGGGTTTCGGAGATCCTTCGACGGTCCCTTTCGGTGTCAATGCCTTTGATAGGCTCGTGCTTAGAGTTTGGGACGATGTATCGATTGGGATTTGATTGCGCGATGTGCTTAATTGTGCAGTTTCTCAGTTAGCCAACTAGGGATCGGACGGTGTTATACTTGGGAAATCAAACTCGTTTAAAATAATTGCTGGAACtactatttttcatttctctacCAGATATTGGTGAAATGGTGAATTTGGAAGCGCTAGAAGTAGTGGCTGCTATTGCAAAGATGGCACTTatagatttgaaaatattgTACTTCTGTGGAGGCATTGAGGGTAGGAAAAGAGTAGAGATTGTGTGGCATTTGTGGTGAAATGTGCTGATTTAAGCATACTCAGAAAATGCTTTCTCGAGACATTCTTCTTGTGTTGCTACTCACATGATTGTGGTGTcatatatttctgaatatgcAACAGAGAGGCCTTCACGTCCGGTCCAGTTTCAAAAGAGCAAGCCCTTACCCTCGTTCCAATTCTTGCCAGATTTATCAATTTCTGTGATGCACAACAGATTCGTCTGGCTCCTGATAAATGTACCCATCTATACCTCAAAACAATCTGCAATTGGCTTTGTATTGTTAAACATTGGATGCTAACTCACAGCATTGATTCTTCTTATTGAGCTTGCAGTTGTCTCTGTCTGCAAAAGGTTCAAGGATCATGTTTTGTTGATTGAATCCCCACTACGTGGTGTTTCTCCGATGCGAACAGCTGTCCGAAAGCTTCAGACTACCTTTGAACATTTGACTACCTTACACCCAGAATTTCTCCTTCTTTGTTTATTGTCCAAAAGCTATAAAATAGGTCTATCCGTTTTGGAGGATGATATATTTGACATTGATCAGCCAAGGGACCTTTTCTTATACTGTTATTACGGGTGAGCTTAGCTTCTatgtttatctatttttctcCAGTGTACATTTTGCACATTTGTATTCAAGTAACGTGCATTAAGTCCATGATCTGGCTCATGGGATGGATGTTTGAAGTATAAACTGGGGTGCCAGGTCTACTAATACTACTTCCATTTTTGTTGTTCCATTAAATTTTCTTCTCAATGATTGCATGAAAAAATGTGCTAGAAAAAAGGTGTCTGTAATATCTGATACGATAGAATGTGGCATGGTCGTCTGAGCTTCTACTTTAGGCCCAAAAATGGCACTTGAGGCGCGTGCAGGAAATATTTTCAACAGCAAAGAAATAACTAAGCATCATCCCATGATGTGGGGCTGGCCATACTGTCCACCACACAAACCAAGAAATAAACTTTGAACAGGATTAGTTTCTCCAGTTCTCAAATTTTTCCAATGTGAAGTGAGGTTCCAATGAGAAAATTATCTGATGTTATGCATATTGACTGTATAGGTTATCCATGGAATTAACGAAAGTGTGAACAGGATCAGCCTTGTGTATCATAGAATGTTCAATTTGAAGCGGTGAAATCTGATGTTTCATATGCATCACAAAAACAAATGGGTGGTTATTTTGGCGAGTCCCATGATGTGGTTTTATTGTCTTTGGAAGAACCTGGCTTGTATATTCTTGGATTTTTTGTTTACTTGAAGAGTATTTTCTCTCGATTGATTGCCCTTTTTGTTTGTGAGGATGAGCTTTGAATGTTTTGCATTGATAATTCTATCCTTTCCCATTTTGTCTGCAAATAGGTTTTTAACATGTCTTGTGTGTTCAGTTATTTTATATTGATTGATATTTACTTTGGTTGTAGGGGTATGATATGCATAGGTCAAAAGCGTTTTCGAAAAGCGTTGGAGCTTCTTCACAATGTAACTTATCTACATGCATCTACTGAAATTTTGTAAATTATTTTGCAGTTCCATGTTATGACCACTTTCTTCGGATGTCATCTCACATTCCAGGTGGTTACTGCTCCAATGAACATAATCAATGCTATTGCCGTTGAAGCGTATAAAAAGTACATACTGGTTTCACTAATACATTATGGTCAGGTACTTGTTCTGCTAAATGTGTGCTTAGATCCTGTTCAAACTTGTTTTAAATGATAATTAAAGCATTTTAGTTTTCTACTTTTCCTCTcgataatatttttcttatggCAGTAGTATTTCTTTCCATGATACTGTGCTGGTTTGTTTTGGAGACAATGTATGTGCTagctgaaattttcttttttgagaatgatggatatcttgaacttttcttcaCAGTTCTCAACTAGTCTTCCCAAGTATGCTTCTTCAGCGGCTCAAAGGAACTTAAAAAACTTCTGCCAGGTATGTCAGATTCTATAAAGCATCTATTAATAGCATATAGTGGGTCcctcggatgttgatggtttttgtTTTGTGTGGGTAATAAAGTTGAGATTAATCGACAATTTATAACCGCGTATATTCTCTCCCTATTTCGAAGGATATTTATTTGTTGGATTAACTGCCTATTGCCTGATGATTTCCATTCTTACCAATTCAAAGTCCAAGCTAACTTTTGTGcatattggaaattttgaagACTTAATTGAAAACATCTGTGTGAGTATCATGTTGTAGAATTTTGAATCTGTATTGAAAGTATTCATGCTTATGTTTAGTTTGGTTATTGTTCACTGACATGACTTCTAATAGGATATCAAACCTGGTGGTTTCAACTTTGCCTGTAAAGTTTAATACTAGTATTTGGCACCTGTTGAACAGTTGACCTAGTGTTTACGAGCTGTAAGACCTTATTGCTTTCAAAGTTGCTTTACACCTTCTCCTACTGCTTAGGAAAGAGATTCGAGTGGAATATTCATGCTTTAAGTGATATATATGTTTTCAAGCTTGTGACCACAGAAGCACGATTAGAAATTGCTTGTTTCTAGTGACAATATCGTGCATTCAGTTTTAATGAGCTTGAACAGAAATTTGAAGCAGAAGCCCCTGTAATTAGAAAAGCCAGAAGGTAAAGTTCCCATGAAAACAGTTTGCTCTGCAGGCGTTTCCTTTCTGTACTCGCTGCATGTGTGTTCTATTTGTACTGAAGGGCAACTGAACATTTCCTTTCATTTGATGATCCTGTACTTGAGGCATCTCTTGATTATTGTTCcgttttttgttcttcttcatgATGAACCCAGCTTCTCTTATTATTATTCTGTTTACCTTGTGCCCTAATCAGCCCTATATAGAGTTAGCGACTACTTATAGCTCGGGTAAAATTGCGGAGTTGGAGACATATGTTCAGACAAATAGGGAGAAATTTGATAATGTAAGTACTGAACATCTGCCCCTTTTCTTCTCTACTTGCCTCAACAGCTATTGCAAGGCATGTTTATGCACATGAGAAATGATTATGATTTCCTTTCAGGACAAAAATCTTGGTCTGGTTAAGCAAGTCGTATCTTCCATGTACAAGCATAACATCCAGAGGCTGACTCAAACTTACTTGACTCTCTCACTTCAAGATATAGCCAGCACAGTGCAATTGGGTAGCCCAAAGGAGGCAGAGATGCATGTTCTGCAAATGGTACTTATAATAGTAGACCATTTgttcccttttctattttttagtaAATTGCTCTTAAACTGTCTCTAAAACAATAAGTGTTTAATTTTTAGATTCAAGATGGTGAGATCTTTGCAACCATAAATCAGAAGGATGGAATGGTTAGGTTCTTGGAGGATCCTGAACAGTATAAAACCTGCGAGATGATTGAACACATCGACTCCTCAATCCGGAGGTACAGTTTTTTGGACAGTACATACTGCTGTGCCCTTTCTTACGGCACATCATCTCTCCAGGATTGTCTGAAGTCAAATTATGTTTTTCTCCAATGGCCACATGTTTCTTTTGCTCGACTCATTTCCTGGTGATCATTTTGATCAACGGTTGCCCAGGTCCATGTTTTAATGAGTACATTGTCAAAGCATGTTAAGTTGCACCTTCTATCCATCAAAATCTTGTTACACTTTCTTAAAACCTCATTTATCATTGGAGGTCCTCTTAAGCAACTGCTGGAGTTGTTACCGTGGTAGCGGTCAACGTTAACAGTCAGTTGCTGTTTTGTGTTGATTTCTATTTGATCTGGTTAATTTCATCGCTGGACCACTAGTATTATGAAGAGGATAGAACTTTTTTCTACTCTTTTCTCCTATGGAGATGCTTGCACAATTGCACGCCCAGTGTAAAGTCAGAGGCTTCAAAGTAGAATATACTTATATCTGTATTTTGTCAGGATAATGACACTGTCCAGGAAACTGAATGCTATGGATGAGCTAATGTCATATGATCCTCTCTACCTAACCAAGGTAAGGACATGCTTTCAGATTTTTAGGCGAATTACTGTTGTTTCTGATGGTTCTGTTTCCTCAGGTTGGGAGGGAGCGACAGAGATTCGACTTTGATGACTTCGATACAGTTCCCCAGAAATTTCCTATCTGAAGATATGCATATGGGACGGAAATGTTAATTCCGTTAGAAAATCAACCTCCCATTGTTCCACCGGCTCAATTTGCTTGTGATTGAGATAGAAGAAGCGGATATCTGTAATGAAAATTCTCGTAGTCATGAAATTAGAAGCAAGTTGAGTTTCCTCCGCTGAAAATTTTCCccagttttgttctttttcggCACTAAATTTTCAAGGTATTACTTGTAACGTGCCAATTAGGCCCCATTTGGTTGAAGAAAAACAGGTTTTTGGTTGAAGCACTGTCCGACTTTCCATGTGGAACGTTGCGGTGGACAAAGAAATTTTTTCTCGTTTTCCTGAAAATAGGCAAGAATGAGGAAAATAGATGCTCTCAGCATCTTCCTAATGGGAGCTAATCTAATGTATGGGAGCTTTGGCTCAGGAATAAATTCGTTTTCCTTCTCTTGAAatccctctcttctttttccctttcaggAATCTGCTTATCAATCCAATAGTTGTTCCCATGAGTGCTGTTGTTACATTCCAATTTCCTCAAACAATTTCCAGGGTAAATGAACCCCAGAAAACAGCTTACTTTTTTCTCGATCCTTGGAGTTCGGAGGAACAACAGACCTGCTTGCGAACATTGGCCTTCGGTTAATAACCTAGAAATGGGTCATGTGGCATGCACGTGTATATCTACGACGGCAGTCTTTGGTGCGTGAACTAATGGATGGCGAGAATGGCGGAATTCATTCGCCAGACGTTTTTGGGGAATGAAGAGGAGACGATTAGTAAATAGCAGTCAACAGAATTGTTGATTCAAGGAGAGGTGCAGTTGTCAGAACTTTTGGCTCGATACTACTTAACTGCGTCTTGGGTGTCATCATCCGGTTCATTTCTCAGAATGGTCGGTCCATAGCCAAAGTTTACATGCAAGGTCTATAAACCAGCACTGCATCTCACAGAACAAAATGCCCTTGCCCCATGTCATCCATCCACAAACTTATCCAAGAAGAATGGCAAGTCTTCGAAGCTGATAATGCGTGAAGCGCATCGATTGAGCCTTATCATGGCTATTCGAGCTAAGGATATTAAGCTTTAAAATCGAAATCTTGGGCAAAAGAATTCATCTTTCACACAAAGGCCGCCGTTTGGACAGTTTGCAAATGCGAAACTCTTCTGGtcagcaaggaaaaaaaaaacagaaacttTCCATATTATACAGGAGTCCCCATAGATGTTCTGGGACTTCTACAGGATAAAAATCTCCAAAAGAATGGACGAGTTCATTGTTGATCGTCTGAATGAACAACAGACTAATGGTACTGCTACAAAGATGTACAACAAAATCTTCCTCCTAGCAACCGCCACCTCTTTCACAAACACCCAACTCGGGGAAAAAAGGGTAAATCTGTCACTAATCAAGTCATCCCCCCATTGCAAACCCACTGAATAGTAGGGATAAGATTAAtacgagaaaaacaaaaaatcaaaaccttctAAGAAAAAGCAAATCAATTAACCTTGGTGCTATCTTTACACAACATGTGCCACTCCTGTAGAACAGCCGCTTGAAGAGCCATATGCTCGACTTCCTCCGCGGTCAACTTTGAGAGGGTTGCAGGTCCCTTAGGTTCTTCCTTCTCcgcgtctttcttcttttccttctttttcttccttttcccttcgtcttccacttcttcctcatcttcatcctcatcttcttcctcttcatcatcggatTTTGGAGTCTTGGGAGGAGGCTGGGCTGCCTTTAACAAAGCTATCCTTTCCATCGATATCCTAAGCTTCTCGGCAGCAGCCACTTTCACTTCATCTTCAGGCATATACTCAACACCCCCATCAGTAAGGTCGTCCAACCAGCCCTGAAGATCGGATTCTATGACCTTCGTAATTGATGCATCAGAAGCTCGGACAACAAACTTGCACATCATAGTAGTTGTCTCGTCGCCCAGGTCCACATTTCTGCTCACTTCACTGGCTCCAAAAACCATCATGCCCAAGAAGCCTCCATACCAAGTTTTTGCAGCGAAGCAAAGCTGTGTCAAATATCATAGTAGCAACTTAATGTTAGAATAACTAGACAGTGGCTAGGGGTTCAGACAATACTGAGCGCAGAGACATCACAACTTATGTACCAACTTATCCAGACGTCTAACAAAACTACAACAATCTCAATTTGGCACATATAGAGGCATCACTTTCAAAATTTCCTATTACAATAATTCATGCGTTTGTACATGGTTTTGGTCTCAAATTTACTCCAGGATAATCAACAATAAAGATCAAAGATGAATGGCATCTATAATTgcacataaattttcaacctaCCAGCTTAAATGGCAATTgttccacagagagagagagagagagagagagaaatggtaaGTAATAAGTCTAATATCCTACCTGAAAGCCTGCCACCGTGCGGATGATGTGTGAGCAAACTCTGTGGAAAGGCTTGGAAGACAATGACTTCAGGCCACTCAAGAAAGGAGAAGCCCCATACTGCTGTGCAGCTGTTGCTTTAAATCCACTTCCCTCGTAGGTATAAGTACCGGTTAACTCTACAATAGCTGGTAAACTAGGCCAGAGACGGAAAAATTCAACAGGTGAAATTTTATGAGGCAATAGAAGCTCCGTCAGAGGAATTTTGTAAGGCTGACACCTCAAAATTACAGGTTCACCTAGTTCTGGCCTTAGACTTCGCTTCTGCCTGACAATCTGTGGATCCTCTTCAGCATAATCACCGTCATAATCACCAGCAGCACCACTTCCATAAAAGGGGTAGTATAAAACTTGAACCCATAGGGCACTTCTCTCAAACTGAGAGACACCCACTGTCACACTACAGAGAACTGGATCCTGGGAATAGATCACCAAGATTAAAGTAATAATTGATTTACATGTACCGTCTGACAGTAAATAATACCCAACTGCCTACTTTATACAgccaatctttttcttttatggatAATCTATATAGCAAATCTTTTCACACGGGAActccagaaatagaaaataaaactgaTTTTGCAACTGGGGATAACTATACAGACCAGGCTAAAAGACCAAGAAAGAGGACATTTGTTTTCTCAAGTTCTCTTCTCCCATAATGATAAGACATTACCTCTACCATAATAATTGATGGAAGACTTAATTCAACATAACATTCTCCAGCTCATGGATTagcaattaaaatttcaaacacATGCAGTCAGTATGGACCTATAATAGGAAACCAGTAACCACAAATGAAGGGATCTAAAATATAGGGTATATGAAAAGGGACCTGCGAAACAAGATTG
It encodes the following:
- the LOC115751159 gene encoding COP9 signalosome complex subunit 3 gives rise to the protein MGSMENLVTQIQGLSGSVEDIAHLHNILKLADEALHSESSMLSAVLDQVDPARHSLGYLYILEAFTSGPVSKEQALTLVPILARFINFCDAQQIRLAPDKFVSVCKRFKDHVLLIESPLRGVSPMRTAVRKLQTTFEHLTTLHPEFLLLCLLSKSYKIGLSVLEDDIFDIDQPRDLFLYCYYGGMICIGQKRFRKALELLHNVVTAPMNIINAIAVEAYKKYILVSLIHYGQFSTSLPKYASSAAQRNLKNFCQPYIELATTYSSGKIAELETYVQTNREKFDNDKNLGLVKQVVSSMYKHNIQRLTQTYLTLSLQDIASTVQLGSPKEAEMHVLQMIQDGEIFATINQKDGMVRFLEDPEQYKTCEMIEHIDSSIRRIMTLSRKLNAMDELMSYDPLYLTKVGRERQRFDFDDFDTVPQKFPI